The DNA region ATGGATAAAATAACGGTAACGTCTCCACTTCTTCCACCACTCAATGAATTAACCCCTTATTTGGAAGATATTTGGTCTAGGAAATGGCTAACAAATAGTGGTCATTATCATCAACTGTTAGAACACGAGCTGTGTAAATACTTAGGGGTTCCATACATTAGTTTATTTTCTAATGGAACATTAGCCCTAATTACTGCTTTGCAAGCACTGGAGTTGGAAGGAGAGGTGATTACAACACCTTATAGCTTTGTCGCGACTGCACACGCCATTAAGTGGGCGAACTTAACCCCAGTTTTTGTTGATATCGATCCAGACACATTTAATCTCGACCCGAAAAAGATTGAAGCGGCAATAACTGATAAAACCTGCGCAATCTTACCCGTACATGTATACGGAAATCCATGTGATGATGAAGCCATTCAAACCATAGCTAAAAAGCATAATCTAAAAGTTGTTTACGATGCTGCTCACGCCTTTGGTGTTAAGCAAAATAATAGCTCAATATTGAACATGGGTGAGTTATCGATGCTGAGCTTTCATGCAACTAAAGCTTATTCGACTATTGAAGGGGGGGCGGTTGTTTGCCATACCTTGGAAATGAAAGAAAAGTTAGATCGATTAAAGAATTTTGGTTTTGAATCAGAAACGGAAATGTCTTTATGTGGAATGAATGCAAAACTCAATGAAGTCCAAGCAGCATTTGGGCTAGCAATATTAGGTCATATAGATGCGGCAATTGATAAAAGAAAGAAAATTGCCAAATACTATGAAGAGAATCTTTCACAAATTAAAGGCATTCGAGTACTTAAGCCTGAAAGTAATGTAGAACTCAATTATTCATACTTTCCTATCGTAATTGATGAAAAAGAGTATGGAAAATCACGAGATCAATTATTTAATGAATTAAAAGAGAATAATATTTTAGCAAGAAAGTACTTTTATCCATTAATTACAGACTTTAAACCTTATCAAGATGTAAGAGAAATGTATCCTTTAGCAACAAGTGTTTCTAATGCAGTGATATGCATTCCTATTCATCAAAAATTAAATGATGAAAATATTAAAAAAATTATTGATTTTATTAAAGGCGATATATGAAGATAGCAATAACCGGACCTCTAGCAGATAAGAATTTAGGGGATTATGGAATGTTTATTAATAATATTTATGATTTGTCATCTGAGCATGAATATACGGTATTTTCTTATAATAGTGATTTTGTTAAATCTTTAAAACAAGATTTTTTATCAGATTTTAATTTAGATTTCGTGGATGTAGATCTAAAGCAAAAGGAACAGAAAAAACCAAGTATTTTAGATAAAGTTAAAAAATTAAGAAGACAAATATTATCATTAGATCGTAAAAAGTACCCTACACCTTTAGAGATCATTAATCGATGTGAGAACTTTGATGAGATAAAAAATAAAATAATTGAAAGTGATGTTTTGGTTGTATCTGGTGGTGGGTACTTTAATGATCTTTGGTATAACTGGAAAAGGAGTGATGATTTATTCAAAATCATTATACCAATCATTTTTGCTTCTTACCTTAAGAAAAAGATTGTATTTACAGCTAATGGTTATGGCCCTTTTGATGATAGCTCTAGTTTTTACTCTATGATATTTTCTGAAGCAAAAGGTGCATATTTTGGTTGTAGAGATGAGAAGCTTTCACCATTATATTTATCTGATATTGGAGTTTATAAATATGAGAAACTACCAGATGATTTATATTTAATTCATGACAATCTACTTAATTCTAATAAATCTAAATGTTATGGTGATTATATAATTATATAATTATAGAGTTATATGATTCTATATCCATGTTCTCTAAAAATTTGGAATCTCTTAGAAATATAGTCAGTTATTTTGAAGAAAAAAATATTACAGTGGTTTTTATGCCATTTGATATAAATAAAAAAACGGAAGAGTTTCTTAGAAAAAATATAGCTAATAAAAACTTTGTATTCTATGAAATGAATGATTATTTAAAACTCAATGATGCTATTGATATGATTAAAAATGCAAAGCTAGTTATATGCAATAGATATCATGCTATGGTATTATCGGTAGCTAATAAAACACCAATTATTAATGTCATAAAACCTGTAGGGGATTATAGATACTATTATAATAAGAATGCGGGTTTTTTAGATAATGCATTTGGAAGCGAAAACATTAATTATAATGATTTTATTAAATCCAGTTTAGATGATGTATATTATTTAATAAAATCGGAATACGATTCTTTTTGTGAAAGACAAAATAAAATATATGATTTGGATATTTATTTGAGTAATAAAAATAAGTTGAAAGAAAAACGCTCAAAGTACTTTGATAATATTGTTAATAGGTAAGAAGATGAACATTCTAGTAATACCAAGTGGCACAGAGGTTGCCCATGAAATTGTACGATCACTTGTAGGCGTTAAAAATATTAACGTTTATGGAGCCAATAGTGTTGATTCTTATACTGAGATAGACAAAGAAAATATTACAATTGGGATCCCATATATTAATGATAATAATTTTATACCATCAATAATTGAAATTTGTAAATTAAATAATATAACACATATATTTCCAGCACATGATGATGCCTCTTTAAAGCTTACAAAAAATCAACATCAATTAAATGCTAAAGTTGTATCTTCTTGCTATAAAACCAATGAAATATGTCGTTCAAAAAGAAAAACATATCAATTATTGAAAGATATAATTAGAGTGCCGATGATCTATGACTTTCGATCTCAAGATTTAGAGTTTCCTTTATTTTCAAAGCCTGATACTGGTCAAGGTAGTGTCGGTGTAAAGAAAATAGAAAATATTAAAGATTTAGATTTAGTCACAGATAGTGATATCTTATGTGAGTATTTGCCAGGAAATGAATATACTGTTGATTGTGTTACAGATTCATTTGGTGAACTCATCTTTGCTGGAGCAAGACTAAGACGATCTACGAGGAATGGTATTGCTGTAGAAACTGAATTGGTTGATGATAATGAACAATTCTTTACATTTGCATATAGTATAAATAAAAAACTAAATCTTAGAGGTGCTTGGTTTTTTCAAGTTAAAGAAGATAAAAATGGAGATCTTTGTTTATTAGAGGTCGCAACAAGAATTGCTGGATCAATGATTACGAATAGGTTTGTAGGAATAAACTTTTCTGAGCTATCTATTTTAATATCAAATAATATACCAGTCTCAGTATTACAACAGAATTTTAAAGTTAAACTATTTAGAAATTTAGCATTTCAATTTCAAGTAGATTTGAAATTTGATCATATTTATACTGATTTTGATGATTGCTTAATTTTTGAAGATAAGGTAAATAGTGAGTTAGTGTCTTTTCTATATAATGAATTGAATAATCATAAAAAAATAACATTAATTACCCGCCATAGCGGTGATTTAAATAAAAAATTAAAAGAATTACGACTTTATGCATTGTTTGATGAAATAATACATATAACTAATGGTGATAAAAAATCAAATTATATATTAAATGCCAATTCTATCTTTATTGATGATTCATTTTCTGAGAGAAAAGATGTATCTGATAGTTTAGGCATACCTTGTTTTTCTGTTGATATGATTAGAGGTTTAAATTGTCGAACCAAATAATAGCCAATCTGACTGAAGAAAGTATAATGGCTCATTGGAAATATACAGATCGTATATATGTAAGCTGTATCTGCCCAGCTTATAACCAAGAAGAATTTATCTCTGAAACAATAGAATCTTTTCTTTCTCAAATTACAGAGTATAAATTTGAAATTATCATCCATGATGATAAATCCACGGATAATACATTAAAAATTATCAATAAGTATCAAGAAAAATATCCTAAACTAATTAGAATTATTGAAAATAAAGTAAATCAATATTCGATAGAACCATCTAGGCCAATATTGAATTTGCTAAATAATGCTCAGGGTGAGTATATTTGTATTTGTGAAGGTGATGACTTTTGGACATCTAATAGTAAAATTCAAGAACAGTATCAATACCTGGCAAGTAATCATGATTGTTCTATGCATGTTTTTGATACGAAAATAATTGATGAAAATGGAAATTTGATATCTGATTCAAAACAAAATAAGTTTAAAATTGAACCAGGTATCTACAATAAAAAGAGAATGAATGAAAAATTTATTTTTTTAACTTTATCCGTTATGTTTAGAAAAAATGATGTTTTACCATATCCACAAAGGTTTTCAAAAATAATCAATATGGATTCAATGCTACAAATTTTGCTATCTTATAAAGGATATGCGTATATAGATAATAAGGTTTGCTGTGCATATAGAGTTACTTCTCAGGGGGTATGGAGTCAAGCAAATAATGACTTTAAAGACTACTCAAATATATCTAAATTGATAGAATTGAATTATTTTTATAAGGAAAATAATGATATAACGTTGGCAAATGATGCTGCAATATCAATTATTTTTCAAATAATAAAAAGTAATAGTATTAAAGGGTTGACTGTTAGTTTTCTTTGTAAACTCTTTAATGTTATAAAAAATAAAATCTGATATTGGTACAAGTTTGCATGGTGCAATAATTGCAATGTCATACTCTGTACCTCATTATGGATTAAATAAAAAGATAAAAAAATTAGATGCATTTTTAAATGATTGGTCTATTACTCCTTTTAATAGATGTTATTCAATTGATGAAATTTCAGACGTTATACTTAATAACAATAGTGATAATATTCAATATCGATTAGAAGAAAATAGAGTTAAGAACTTAGAGTTAGTGAAAAATAACTTTGAAGAAATTATTAAAGTAATTAATTTTGATAAATGAGTATTTAGATAATGTATGAGGTTGCTATTTTAGTTGTTTTATATGATTGTAATATATCACAGTCAGTAACATTAAATTCTATAATTAAAAGAAAATTTAAAAATGCACATTTAACCATTTGGAATAATGGTCCACATAAACTCAAAAGTATTGACGTATCTTTTTTGCTAGACAGTGGATTGAATGTTGAGATTAAAGAAACATTACATAATGAATCATTAGCTATTATATATAATGATTTCTTAGATTCTAACTCTTCTCAAAAATACATGATACTCGATCATGATTCAAGTATTACGGAATCATACTTAGATGATGCTTTTTCTATAAAGTCTAGTGAATTGGGTATTCCACATATATTTTCTCAAGGAAAGCCAAGAAGTCCTACTATAAATAGAAAGCCTTTATTATCTATAGATACTCCATTAAAGAGTAATGATAGTGTAATTGCAATTGGAAGTGGAATTGTTCTTGGTTCTGATATAATAAAATCAATTAAAAATGAGTATGATACTGTATTCGATGAAAGGTTTTATTTATATGGAGTGGATACTACATTTTTTTATAGATTTAATAATGTAATGAAAAATGATGGAATTAAATTTATTCATGGATTTAATCATAACCTTTCTAGGTTGGAAGTCGAAAATGAAGAAGTAACTTCATTTAGATTCATTGAGCGTGCTTATGATCAAGGATTGACTTTAAGATATTATAATAATAAGAAAATGCAAATAGATATCATAATAAGAATTACATTATCAGTATTTATTAAGAGCATCTTTAGGGTGAAAGTTAAAATGAATTATTTAAAATTTATGGATGCATATATTTCGGGTAAGCATTATCGAGATAAATAATATATTCTACTAATGATAGAATGAGTTTGTAAAATTTATATATGATATGTTTAATTATAAGGTTGTTATGAAAATTGTATCTGTTGTTATAACCAGCTATAATCGTGGGCCTCTATTAAAAAGAGCGGTTAATAGCGTTTTAAATCAAACATATAAGAATTTAGAGATTATCATTGTGGATGATAATTCAAAGGATAAAGAAACTATAAATATTCTTACTGAACTAAATAGGATATCCCCTAAAATTAGAGTAATAATTAATAAAGAAAATAAAGGTGCAAATTATTGTAGAAATTTAGGTATAAATGCATCTATGGGATACTATTATACAGGTTTAGATGATGACGATTATTTTTTACCACATAGAATAGAATTATTTATAAATAAATATAATGATAAATACGCCTTTGTTTGTGATAATTATTGGATTATAAATAATGGGATAAAGAAAAAGCGTTTTTATTCTAAATGTAAATTAAGTGTTAAATCTTTAGAGTATGAGAATAAAGCAGGAAATCAAATATTTACAACTGTGTCAAAAATTAAAGAATCAGGATTGTTTGATGAAAATTTAAAAAGATTACAGGACCATGACATGTGGTTTAGAATGATGTTAAAGTATAAAGTTGCTGTGCGTTTGAATAGTTGTACTTATGTGATGGATATCAGCCATGATGGGTATCGTATAACTAAAAGCATTAAAAATATTGAAGCTTATGAAAGTTTTTTTTATAAGCATAAACAAAACATAAGTAAATTAGGTTGTTTAAAAAATATCAATAGAATTGACTTTTTAAATGGAAATTTTAAATTTAATATTAGCTCATTTTTTACACCTAAATTGATTATAAAGAAAATTATAGAATGGTTATGATTCATTTGTTGGTTTTTAAAATATATAAGGTTTGATAAGTTAATGTTTTTAATGAATTTAATGTTAATTTTATTTTTCATTTTATTTTGTATTACTTGTATTTATATCGATAATAGCAAAAGAAAAATAATTAGTTTATCGACAATGCCTCTGTTTTTTTTTATGGCACTTTCTTTTCCTTCTTTAGAAGGAGCTCCAAAATATTTATTTTTATACGGCAGTTTGTCTGGCTTTCCTAATGAATATGTCTATACATACATAATATTGATGTTATGTGTGATGGTTGCACTTATTCTTTCTAATAAAATAATTGCTGGAAATAATATTGAGGTTATAAAGGAAAATGATTTAAATAGATATGATGTTAAATATATAGTTAATATTTTTTATTGCTGTTCACTATTATCAATCTTGGCTTTTTTGTCTAATTTAAGTAATGTCATTGATATATTGACTTCAAATATGGTGTATATAAGAGATTATGAAAGTGAATTTGGTAGTAATAGTGTAATAAATTATTTATATTTTTTGCATGTTATAACAATACCATGTTATTTTTATTTAACCTATATAAAGAAAGTTAAAGTTAAGTTTGGTTTTGTTTTGTTTTCTATTTCTGTCATAATGCCATTCTTTCATGGTATTAAATTTACTGTATTTGATGCGTTTTTTCCTACAGTTATATTTTATTATCTTTTGTCTAAAGAAGTTAAAATAAAGAATTTTTTATATATATTTATTTTTGGTTTGTGTTTTTTATATTTATTTTTCACCTATGCTCGAGGGACTGGGGATGGTGTTACTTGGTATCAGGCTATTATTAATTATATTATGCCTAATTATTATAATCTGGCATTTACAATTGAAAAGTTTGGTTATCAAAATCTATTCGATGGAGGCTACTCTTTACTTTTTCCTGCTAAATTACCTAAGCCTGATTATGTTCAAAATATAATTATAAATACTGAAGGTTTTTTGCTGAATTATAAATACAATATGTATACTTCTATTTTAGCATTTTATCGTATTTTAGGTGTGTTTTCTGGCTTTGGTTATATGGTGTTTATTATACTAATTTCTGTTGTTTATAGGTTTGCATGTAAGAAAAATAATTTCATCTGGTATTTTATTTTTGCAATATTAATTACATGTAATTTCCTTAGTTTCTATTATTGGATGCTTTTTAAACTAAAGTATATATGGTTAATATTGTTTGTTTTTTTTCTTTACAAATTGTTTAATTTAAGAGTTTCTCGGGGTTGAATATGGATGTGAAAAAGAAAGTATATTTTGATGTATGTGGGACATTATTTGATGTAAATACAACATTTGATTTTATTTTATTTTTTCATAAAAAGAAAAATAATCATTTAAAAACTCTCTTATGTTTAATACTGAAAGGGATTGTTGGGAAGATCATTAATCGAATTTTAAAGGTTTCATTAAGAAAAATGTTTTTCAGAACAATATTAAATGAATCACATGATGATTTGTTTAATATTGGTAGTGATTATGTGGATTATATTTTAAAAAATAATAAAATAGAGGAAGTGTTTAAAGAGTTTGATTTTTTTGTTTCAAAACCTTTAGAGTTTGAAGTATTTCTGATTTCTGCATCTATAAATCCTATCATAGACAACCTGTCTTTAAAACTTAATGTTAAATCCTATAGTTCTAAATTAAAATTTATTAATGAGCGGTTTTCTGGTGATTTTAATTATGATTTGAAAGGTAATAAGAATGAGGTTTTAAATCATAAGTATAATAATTACATTTTTTATTCTGATAATATTGATGATTTACCATGTTCTAAATTAGTTGAAATATATTATTGTATTTTAAAAAAGAATAAATCTAAGGGTGATATTAACTTTGACAGTAATAATGTGAGGTTTTTGTATGTTTGATTATTTACCATTATCTTATACATTTAAAAGTCGAATTTTGACCAAATCAGAAAGACTTAGTTGGTTTGTTATTTATCCGTTATTTTTGTTTCTTTTTGTTTATTTGTTTGAATTAAGTTTCGTTTATTTCCTACTCTATCTTTTTTCTATTGTTTCTGTGTATGAAGTGGGTTATTTGTATAATGATTTTGTTACGACTAAAAAAGAAAAAAACCCTACTTTAAGGGCCGGTGGATGGGAGGGGGCGGTTTATAATAATTTCCACTGTCATGTGGTGATTCGGATTCTACTTTCTTATGCAATCGCCATATCTATCTTTATTTTTTATAATGATTTTTACTTGTTAGTTGTGATATCTGCTATTTTGTTAACTTATTATTTTCATAATTCGCTAAGAAGTAGACTTAATGTATTCACGTATTTTTTATTAGTCTCAGAAAGATATATTGGTCCTATTGTATTTTTCAAATCGTTACCTGCTTTTTTTATAGTTTTATTATGCTTTCCTTTATGTCGAACAATTGAACATAGTTGTAAGAAAAAGTATAACTTTAATTTTATTAAAAATCTTGTAAAAGACCCTGACTTTTTTCGAGTTAAATATTATACCTTTATTTCTTTCCTTGTCTTGGGCATTATTTTTATTTTTGATTGGAATATCGAATACTTAATATTACCTGTTTATTTTTTAGTGTATAGAACTTTAGCTTATTATCTTCGAGGTTTTGCTAATAGAAATAAACATGATTCTTATTAATTCTATATGATTAATTTACATTTTATGGGATTTATTTTGTGAAAAAAATAGCTATAACGTCTAATACAAGTTGGTATGTTTACAACTTCAGAAAAAATACAATTTTATCTTTAATTGAAAAAGGCTATCAAGTTACAGCTATTGCGCCTAAAGATGAATATTCAGAAAAAATTGAGCAACTAGGTGCCACCTTTATCCATGTCG from Vibrio casei includes:
- a CDS encoding DegT/DnrJ/EryC1/StrS family aminotransferase, which produces MDKITVTSPLLPPLNELTPYLEDIWSRKWLTNSGHYHQLLEHELCKYLGVPYISLFSNGTLALITALQALELEGEVITTPYSFVATAHAIKWANLTPVFVDIDPDTFNLDPKKIEAAITDKTCAILPVHVYGNPCDDEAIQTIAKKHNLKVVYDAAHAFGVKQNNSSILNMGELSMLSFHATKAYSTIEGGAVVCHTLEMKEKLDRLKNFGFESETEMSLCGMNAKLNEVQAAFGLAILGHIDAAIDKRKKIAKYYEENLSQIKGIRVLKPESNVELNYSYFPIVIDEKEYGKSRDQLFNELKENNILARKYFYPLITDFKPYQDVREMYPLATSVSNAVICIPIHQKLNDENIKKIIDFIKGDI
- a CDS encoding polysaccharide pyruvyl transferase family protein, producing MKIAITGPLADKNLGDYGMFINNIYDLSSEHEYTVFSYNSDFVKSLKQDFLSDFNLDFVDVDLKQKEQKKPSILDKVKKLRRQILSLDRKKYPTPLEIINRCENFDEIKNKIIESDVLVVSGGGYFNDLWYNWKRSDDLFKIIIPIIFASYLKKKIVFTANGYGPFDDSSSFYSMIFSEAKGAYFGCRDEKLSPLYLSDIGVYKYEKLPDDLYLIHDNLLNSNKSKCYGDYIII
- a CDS encoding polysaccharide pyruvyl transferase family protein, encoding MFSKNLESLRNIVSYFEEKNITVVFMPFDINKKTEEFLRKNIANKNFVFYEMNDYLKLNDAIDMIKNAKLVICNRYHAMVLSVANKTPIINVIKPVGDYRYYYNKNAGFLDNAFGSENINYNDFIKSSLDDVYYLIKSEYDSFCERQNKIYDLDIYLSNKNKLKEKRSKYFDNIVNR
- a CDS encoding ATP-grasp domain-containing protein, with amino-acid sequence MNILVIPSGTEVAHEIVRSLVGVKNINVYGANSVDSYTEIDKENITIGIPYINDNNFIPSIIEICKLNNITHIFPAHDDASLKLTKNQHQLNAKVVSSCYKTNEICRSKRKTYQLLKDIIRVPMIYDFRSQDLEFPLFSKPDTGQGSVGVKKIENIKDLDLVTDSDILCEYLPGNEYTVDCVTDSFGELIFAGARLRRSTRNGIAVETELVDDNEQFFTFAYSINKKLNLRGAWFFQVKEDKNGDLCLLEVATRIAGSMITNRFVGINFSELSILISNNIPVSVLQQNFKVKLFRNLAFQFQVDLKFDHIYTDFDDCLIFEDKVNSELVSFLYNELNNHKKITLITRHSGDLNKKLKELRLYALFDEIIHITNGDKKSNYILNANSIFIDDSFSERKDVSDSLGIPCFSVDMIRGLNCRTK
- a CDS encoding glycosyltransferase yields the protein MAHWKYTDRIYVSCICPAYNQEEFISETIESFLSQITEYKFEIIIHDDKSTDNTLKIINKYQEKYPKLIRIIENKVNQYSIEPSRPILNLLNNAQGEYICICEGDDFWTSNSKIQEQYQYLASNHDCSMHVFDTKIIDENGNLISDSKQNKFKIEPGIYNKKRMNEKFIFLTLSVMFRKNDVLPYPQRFSKIINMDSMLQILLSYKGYAYIDNKVCCAYRVTSQGVWSQANNDFKDYSNISKLIELNYFYKENNDITLANDAAISIIFQIIKSNSIKGLTVSFLCKLFNVIKNKI
- a CDS encoding glycosyltransferase, which codes for MKIVSVVITSYNRGPLLKRAVNSVLNQTYKNLEIIIVDDNSKDKETINILTELNRISPKIRVIINKENKGANYCRNLGINASMGYYYTGLDDDDYFLPHRIELFINKYNDKYAFVCDNYWIINNGIKKKRFYSKCKLSVKSLEYENKAGNQIFTTVSKIKESGLFDENLKRLQDHDMWFRMMLKYKVAVRLNSCTYVMDISHDGYRITKSIKNIEAYESFFYKHKQNISKLGCLKNINRIDFLNGNFKFNISSFFTPKLIIKKIIEWL
- a CDS encoding O-antigen polymerase, producing the protein MFLMNLMLILFFILFCITCIYIDNSKRKIISLSTMPLFFFMALSFPSLEGAPKYLFLYGSLSGFPNEYVYTYIILMLCVMVALILSNKIIAGNNIEVIKENDLNRYDVKYIVNIFYCCSLLSILAFLSNLSNVIDILTSNMVYIRDYESEFGSNSVINYLYFLHVITIPCYFYLTYIKKVKVKFGFVLFSISVIMPFFHGIKFTVFDAFFPTVIFYYLLSKEVKIKNFLYIFIFGLCFLYLFFTYARGTGDGVTWYQAIINYIMPNYYNLAFTIEKFGYQNLFDGGYSLLFPAKLPKPDYVQNIIINTEGFLLNYKYNMYTSILAFYRILGVFSGFGYMVFIILISVVYRFACKKNNFIWYFIFAILITCNFLSFYYWMLFKLKYIWLILFVFFLYKLFNLRVSRG